In a genomic window of Nitrosarchaeum sp.:
- a CDS encoding YkgJ family cysteine cluster protein, which produces MSQKEIEESLNLLQKDWDVDPILRQFMLGKITDVSDYSIKVKDVIFHIPYLASEKKYILWKCFWPDCHNCCDRQGRLPLTSDDLITIGKGLKYKKTSDFIKNETITTTWQDSSPSGQITTMTTINLKRKKDETVQEDGTHISCRFLDEKGGCSMHPDRPGVCYLYPFSTWLENEKGMARVHATYQFTGDCPGFYLAEDMQKMKQELKDYSKIIYDYTLSSSRTMRENFGSVSFG; this is translated from the coding sequence TTGTCTCAAAAAGAAATTGAAGAATCACTGAATTTATTACAAAAAGATTGGGATGTTGATCCAATTTTGCGCCAATTCATGCTAGGAAAAATAACAGATGTTAGCGATTATTCCATTAAAGTAAAAGATGTTATTTTTCATATTCCCTATCTGGCATCCGAAAAAAAATATATTTTGTGGAAATGTTTTTGGCCAGACTGTCATAACTGCTGTGACCGACAAGGTAGACTGCCATTAACATCTGATGATCTAATTACTATTGGAAAGGGTCTAAAATACAAAAAGACATCTGATTTTATAAAAAATGAAACAATAACTACAACTTGGCAAGACTCTTCTCCTTCTGGCCAAATCACTACAATGACTACAATTAATCTAAAAAGAAAAAAAGATGAGACTGTACAGGAAGACGGAACTCACATCTCTTGTAGGTTCTTAGATGAAAAAGGTGGATGTAGCATGCATCCAGACAGACCTGGTGTATGTTACCTGTACCCTTTCTCTACATGGCTTGAAAATGAAAAAGGTATGGCACGCGTTCATGCCACATACCAGTTTACTGGTGATTGTCCTGGGTTTTACCTGGCAGAAGACATGCAGAAAATGAAACAAGAGCTCAAAGACTATTCAAAGATAATTTATGATTATACATTATCGTCAAGCAGAACAATGAGAGAAAACTTTGGCTCTGTTAGTTTTGGTTAG
- a CDS encoding NAD(P)/FAD-dependent oxidoreductase, with the protein MKIAVMGMGVAGSYLMARLKNSEHEVVGYERSTQERHDSICAWGTIKSELDKFCSKVGRSFEDFLIHDGKTMHVKMNNNVNFDIGLHGLCTYDKLALIKDFIKDSKIIYGVAPKLEELEKEYDMIVDCTGFARTYLPKLEEDFFLPTYEYKVEYEDKVPFDDFYIEPFPGMSGYFWYFPLGEKWAHIGAGDYRKNHIKATDDFLKKYGGKVQKTKGRPIRLATPGKCKPFYKGKVVGIGESIGTVYALLGEGIIPSMQCVDIFIENMHDFAAYEKAVDEHYKIYDKVFKFVRAKIRKDFNFFKSLPDFISIFRYMKKNEARFGMDVKISDLMKVAKA; encoded by the coding sequence ATGAAGATTGCAGTTATGGGGATGGGTGTTGCAGGAAGTTATCTTATGGCCAGACTCAAAAATTCAGAACACGAGGTTGTAGGTTATGAGCGAAGCACACAAGAGAGACATGACTCTATTTGCGCGTGGGGTACAATAAAATCAGAACTAGACAAGTTTTGCAGCAAAGTAGGGCGAAGTTTTGAGGACTTTCTAATCCATGACGGAAAGACCATGCATGTAAAGATGAACAATAACGTAAATTTTGATATCGGTCTGCATGGCTTGTGCACGTATGACAAACTTGCATTAATCAAAGATTTCATTAAAGATTCCAAAATTATTTACGGCGTAGCACCAAAGTTAGAAGAATTAGAAAAAGAGTACGACATGATAGTTGATTGTACTGGATTTGCGAGAACTTATCTTCCAAAACTAGAAGAGGATTTTTTCTTGCCAACATACGAATACAAAGTAGAATATGAAGACAAAGTGCCATTTGACGATTTTTACATTGAACCATTTCCAGGAATGTCTGGATACTTTTGGTATTTCCCGCTAGGTGAAAAGTGGGCACATATTGGTGCAGGAGATTACAGAAAGAATCACATCAAGGCAACTGACGATTTTCTAAAAAAATATGGTGGCAAAGTTCAAAAAACTAAAGGAAGGCCAATCAGACTTGCAACTCCTGGCAAGTGTAAGCCATTTTACAAAGGCAAAGTGGTAGGAATTGGTGAATCAATTGGTACAGTCTATGCATTACTAGGTGAAGGAATCATTCCAAGTATGCAATGTGTTGATATCTTTATTGAGAACATGCATGACTTTGCAGCTTATGAAAAAGCAGTTGATGAACATTACAAGATATACGACAAAGTTTTCAAGTTTGTTAGAGCAAAGATTCGCAAGGACTTTAATTTCTTCAAGTCACTTCCAGACTTTATCTCAATTTTTAGATACATGAAGAAAAACGAAGCTAGATTTGGAATGGATGTAAAGATTTCTGATCTGATGAAAGTGGCAAAAGCCTAA
- a CDS encoding nitroreductase family protein yields the protein MDTFDAIKSRRSIKSFQNYSMSKEEINQLLEAAILSPTSYNIQNWRFVIVTKQEIKDKLCALSYGQRQVAEASLVIILCADLKAWDKNPERYWINIPEGPRQSIAKAIRQSYTGNPTLEKDEAMRSCGFAAQTIMLAAKAMGYDTCPMEGFDFGKVGNLINLPSDHIISMMVVVGKKAKDASPRGGQLPLSEVVFEDHF from the coding sequence ATGGATACATTTGATGCGATAAAATCAAGAAGATCAATTAAGAGTTTTCAAAATTATTCTATGAGCAAAGAAGAGATTAATCAATTATTGGAAGCTGCCATTTTGTCCCCAACATCATACAACATTCAGAATTGGCGATTTGTCATTGTGACAAAACAGGAAATCAAAGACAAGCTTTGCGCTTTATCATATGGTCAAAGACAAGTTGCAGAGGCATCTTTGGTAATTATTTTATGTGCTGACTTGAAGGCGTGGGATAAAAATCCAGAAAGATACTGGATAAACATTCCAGAAGGTCCACGTCAATCCATTGCAAAAGCAATCAGGCAATCATACACTGGAAATCCAACACTTGAAAAAGATGAGGCAATGCGCTCTTGTGGATTTGCAGCTCAAACCATTATGCTTGCAGCAAAAGCAATGGGTTATGATACTTGTCCTATGGAGGGATTTGATTTTGGAAAAGTTGGCAATCTGATTAACTTGCCGTCTGATCACATCATATCTATGATGGTAGTTGTTGGCAAAAAAGCAAAAGACGCTTCTCCACGAGGTGGGCAGTTACCATTATCTGAAGTAGTTTTTGAAGATCATTTTTAG
- a CDS encoding rhodanese-like domain-containing protein → MIDVREIDELKRGIIEDSVHIHLWWAICNAKKQIEDMRDKICTYCSSRYHGNIASDELTRMVLRNYT, encoded by the coding sequence ATAATTGATGTTCGTGAGATAGACGAACTAAAGAGAGGGATAATTGAAGATTCTGTTCACATACATTTGTGGTGGGCTATTTGTAATGCAAAAAAACAAATTGAAGATATGCGAGACAAGATCTGCACCTACTGTAGTTCGAGATATCACGGAAACATTGCATCTGACGAGTTGACAAGAATGGTTTTACGCAATTACACTTGA
- a CDS encoding zinc-ribbon domain-containing protein yields MKPQSCRNCGKELHQNQRVCPSCGRDTGYDDTE; encoded by the coding sequence ATGAAACCTCAATCATGTAGAAACTGTGGAAAAGAGTTGCATCAAAATCAAAGAGTTTGCCCTAGTTGTGGTAGGGATACTGGTTATGATGATACTGAATGA
- a CDS encoding DoxX family protein translates to MNVTQFTETNQLHEMTYWGIRASIGVIFIVYGLQKFHPIWRDYLIGFGLPPELQIPIALAETIGGIFLIAGFMTRITGIIFSVILLDAIFHIRWEKGFLISQGGWDYDLALFAMVLFVLVTGSGKISLASKVKIPNLLH, encoded by the coding sequence ATGAACGTAACACAATTTACAGAAACAAATCAACTCCATGAGATGACTTATTGGGGGATTAGAGCATCCATAGGAGTAATCTTTATTGTATATGGATTGCAAAAATTCCATCCAATATGGAGAGATTATCTTATAGGTTTTGGATTACCTCCAGAACTGCAAATCCCTATAGCATTGGCAGAAACTATTGGCGGAATATTCCTAATTGCAGGATTCATGACAAGAATTACAGGAATAATATTCAGTGTGATTCTACTTGATGCAATATTTCACATCAGATGGGAAAAAGGATTTCTCATATCTCAAGGAGGTTGGGATTATGATCTTGCCTTGTTTGCAATGGTTCTTTTTGTTCTAGTTACAGGTTCAGGTAAAATATCACTTGCATCAAAAGTGAAGATTCCAAATCTTCTTCACTAG
- the leuS gene encoding leucine--tRNA ligase, with protein sequence MEIRWNEVESKWRKRWNDSKDFETDPSEKEKKFITVAYPYPNSPQHIGHGRTYTLADVHARFYRMKGFNVLFPMAFHYTGTPILGMAKRVEANDKEIIENLKNLYGVPEESIKTFVEPVKIADYFHKEIKTGMIEMGYSIDWRREFTTIDPVYSKFIEWQIKTLREKKLIIQGSHPVGWCPKDQNPVSQHDTLGDVEPDFTEYILIKFKYEDYIIPTATLRPETIFGVVNLWVNPEIIYKKITVDNEKWIVSKECAYKLEFLDKKITYDGEIKGSELIGKSVTVPHRNESILMLPASFVESGTGTGMVMSVPAHAPFDYQALEDLKKSKIEPELASKVAKITPISIIQTEGFGENPAKEAVEKFGVVNQSDPKLEEATKEVYGKEFYGGKLKQNTEQFAGIKVAYAKDTIKEWLIKNNHADILLELTNTPVRCRCGAECVVKVLNNQWFLNYGDKDWKELATKCFDEMNILPQEIRSEFNYVIGWLRERACARQHGLGTKLPWDKDWIVESLSDSVIYMAYYTISKFVNDGTLKAEKLSPEFFDYIFLNKGDTNSISSITGLTVDIINQIKKEFDYFYPVDSRHSGRDLVPNHLTFFVLNHVAIFPKSNWPKEIVVNGSVLMNGSKMSKSMGNIIPLRKAIQDYGADPIRLAIIISAELLQDADFNMESVSGIQNKLESLYNECSRLKAEKIDNLEAEDKWILSKTQSMVSQVTTSIEKMRLREALHDILFSFESDLSWYAKRTNAKNRTDIAGILHQINSVRVAMLSPFAPHIAEEMWEKLGHSDLASTSQWPKYSEDGINASAIQSEELLKLLIDDISNILKVTKITPKKITIYTADSFKSKVYHSILEKVVSGQTNMGIVMKELIANPETSDVKKIPDFVQKTIKDILSEPTEIRQMKLESKEFDEKKFLANELTDIGKKEFGVDIDVFSESDDGIYDPKAKARHARPFKPAILIE encoded by the coding sequence ATGGAAATAAGATGGAATGAAGTAGAATCAAAGTGGAGAAAGAGATGGAATGACTCTAAAGACTTTGAGACAGATCCTAGTGAAAAGGAAAAAAAATTCATAACAGTTGCATATCCATATCCAAACTCACCTCAACATATTGGACATGGAAGAACATACACACTAGCTGATGTTCATGCCAGATTCTACAGAATGAAAGGGTTTAACGTCTTGTTTCCAATGGCGTTTCACTATACTGGGACTCCAATACTTGGAATGGCAAAAAGAGTAGAGGCAAACGACAAAGAGATTATTGAGAATTTGAAAAATCTTTACGGAGTGCCTGAAGAATCAATCAAGACATTTGTAGAGCCAGTAAAGATTGCAGATTATTTCCACAAAGAAATCAAGACAGGAATGATTGAGATGGGATATTCTATTGACTGGAGACGAGAGTTTACAACAATAGATCCAGTGTACAGTAAATTCATCGAGTGGCAAATCAAAACGCTGAGGGAGAAAAAGCTAATCATTCAAGGATCACATCCTGTTGGCTGGTGTCCAAAAGATCAAAATCCAGTATCACAACATGATACACTAGGAGATGTGGAGCCAGACTTTACAGAGTATATTTTAATTAAATTCAAGTATGAAGATTATATCATTCCAACTGCAACGCTTCGACCTGAAACAATCTTTGGTGTTGTCAATCTTTGGGTTAATCCAGAAATTATTTACAAGAAAATTACAGTAGATAATGAAAAATGGATTGTAAGCAAAGAATGTGCATACAAGTTAGAATTTTTGGATAAAAAAATCACATATGATGGTGAGATAAAAGGTTCTGAACTAATTGGAAAGTCTGTCACAGTCCCACATAGAAACGAATCAATCCTAATGCTTCCAGCTAGTTTTGTTGAAAGTGGGACTGGTACTGGAATGGTAATGTCAGTTCCAGCCCATGCGCCATTTGATTATCAGGCACTTGAAGACCTCAAAAAGTCAAAAATCGAGCCCGAATTAGCCTCAAAAGTAGCTAAAATTACCCCAATCTCAATAATTCAGACTGAAGGATTTGGGGAAAATCCAGCAAAAGAAGCAGTTGAGAAATTCGGTGTTGTAAACCAGAGTGATCCAAAACTTGAAGAGGCAACAAAGGAAGTTTATGGAAAAGAATTCTATGGCGGAAAGTTAAAACAAAACACAGAACAGTTTGCCGGAATCAAAGTAGCATATGCAAAAGATACAATCAAGGAATGGTTAATCAAAAATAATCACGCAGATATTTTACTAGAACTAACAAACACTCCTGTTCGATGCAGATGTGGAGCTGAATGTGTAGTCAAGGTTCTCAACAATCAATGGTTCCTAAATTATGGCGATAAAGACTGGAAAGAACTAGCTACCAAATGTTTTGATGAGATGAATATTTTACCACAAGAGATCAGATCAGAGTTTAACTATGTAATTGGATGGCTGCGAGAACGAGCTTGTGCAAGACAACATGGACTTGGAACTAAATTACCATGGGATAAAGACTGGATTGTAGAGAGCTTGTCTGATTCTGTAATTTACATGGCATATTATACAATTTCAAAATTTGTAAATGACGGAACACTAAAGGCAGAAAAGTTATCTCCAGAATTTTTTGATTATATTTTCTTAAACAAAGGTGATACAAATAGCATCTCTTCAATTACTGGTTTAACAGTGGATATAATTAATCAAATCAAAAAAGAGTTTGATTACTTTTATCCAGTAGACTCAAGACATTCAGGACGTGATTTGGTTCCAAATCATCTAACATTTTTTGTTCTTAATCATGTTGCAATATTTCCTAAAAGCAACTGGCCAAAAGAGATTGTAGTTAATGGTTCTGTATTGATGAATGGCTCTAAGATGTCAAAGAGCATGGGAAATATTATTCCATTAAGAAAAGCAATTCAAGATTACGGTGCAGATCCAATCAGACTAGCCATAATCATATCAGCAGAATTACTTCAGGATGCTGATTTTAACATGGAGTCAGTCTCAGGCATTCAAAACAAGCTAGAATCACTCTACAACGAATGTTCGAGACTAAAAGCAGAGAAAATCGATAATTTGGAAGCTGAAGACAAGTGGATTTTATCTAAAACTCAGAGTATGGTTTCTCAGGTAACCACATCTATTGAAAAAATGAGACTGAGAGAAGCATTACACGATATCTTGTTTTCATTTGAATCCGATCTTAGCTGGTACGCAAAAAGAACAAATGCAAAAAATAGAACAGACATTGCAGGAATTTTACATCAGATTAATTCAGTACGTGTTGCAATGCTTTCACCATTTGCACCACATATAGCAGAAGAGATGTGGGAAAAACTGGGACACTCTGATCTAGCATCAACATCGCAATGGCCAAAATATTCTGAAGATGGTATCAATGCATCTGCAATTCAATCCGAAGAGTTGTTAAAATTACTAATTGACGATATTTCAAATATTCTCAAAGTAACAAAAATCACTCCAAAAAAAATTACAATCTATACTGCCGATTCTTTCAAATCCAAAGTATATCATTCAATTTTGGAAAAAGTGGTGTCAGGACAAACTAACATGGGAATTGTAATGAAGGAGTTAATTGCAAATCCAGAAACTTCAGATGTTAAAAAAATTCCAGACTTTGTTCAAAAGACAATCAAGGATATTTTATCAGAACCAACTGAAATCAGACAGATGAAATTAGAATCAAAAGAATTTGATGAGAAAAAGTTCTTGGCAAACGAATTAACTGACATTGGAAAGAAGGAGTTTGGAGTAGATATTGATGTGTTTTCTGAATCAGATGATGGAATCTATGACCCTAAAGCAAAGGCAAGACATGCAAGACCATTCAAACCAGCCATATTGATCGAATAG
- the alaS gene encoding alanine--tRNA ligase: MDKKEILKEFSSDPDRYYKVKLFEEQGFVRKSCLKCKRYFWTLDSQRELCPDDADDTYSFIGDPPTKKRFDYTQAWKEVESFFVKNNHTSVSRYPVVCRWRDDLYFTIASIVDFQRIMGSKVVFEFPANPLVVPQTCLRFKDLENVGVTGRHFSSFCMIGQHSIPNAQGYWKDECVDLDFRLLTEQFGIKKEEVVFVEDVWAGGGSFGSSLEYFVRGLELGNAVFTEFQGELGKHTILDQKIIDMGAGLERFAWITKGTPTAYDCCFGPITNHLFEKIGIDSDSEMLRKYFTAIAKNLEIHDDLIEVRRNAVKTTGLTQDQVNRIITPLEGMYLIADHLRTLIFAITDGALPSNVGGGYNLRMMLRRINGTMDRMNLKIDIDELVDMHIDYLRDTYPELDEKRQDVKTILKLESERYVESKVRMGKMAERLKGKGREPTVDELITLYESDGITPEYLREINVISEIPSSFYAKLSDLHQSDKKKDIEQLPLDDIPETEMLFYKDDPMEFDAKVLKVFDKSVVLDRTSFYARGGGQEPDYGTIAGSKVVDVNKHGGVIVHEIDGVIPKQGEIVKCKVDSLRRSNITKNHTSTHILNSSARGVLGSWIWQHSAFKEDDHARLDITHHSSLTDKQVQEIENAANNIVAKDMVVTIQNYDRGTAEQKYGFKIYQGGVVPVKSVRIISIEDFDVEACGGTHVKKTKDIELIKITKTKRIQDGVVRLEFVSGPTAKEYVKQQEIENTKRIQEEKQKELKDKQREEEKQKAKEKIPVLLEQVTTQTSSGVIDEIEISVNKIKSCFTNSKHYDEFFHMNFGKKLVKDNPNAVYVGIFESGPTIRVIAYSGDDASKSKNAGIIAKSVAEILGGAGGGDAKFAQGGGKDTSKINDAIAKAKSMILG; encoded by the coding sequence TTGGATAAAAAAGAAATTCTAAAGGAATTCTCATCTGATCCAGACAGATACTATAAGGTCAAGTTATTTGAAGAGCAAGGATTTGTTAGAAAATCATGCTTAAAGTGTAAAAGATATTTTTGGACTTTGGATTCTCAAAGAGAATTATGTCCTGATGACGCAGATGACACATATTCATTCATTGGAGATCCTCCAACCAAAAAGAGATTTGATTACACACAGGCCTGGAAAGAGGTAGAGTCATTTTTTGTAAAAAACAACCACACGTCAGTTTCAAGATATCCAGTTGTTTGTAGATGGCGAGATGATCTCTACTTTACAATTGCATCAATTGTCGACTTTCAAAGAATAATGGGTTCAAAAGTAGTCTTTGAGTTTCCTGCAAATCCGTTAGTAGTTCCACAAACTTGTTTAAGATTCAAGGATTTGGAAAATGTTGGAGTAACGGGTAGACATTTTTCTAGCTTTTGCATGATTGGACAACACAGCATTCCAAATGCACAAGGATATTGGAAAGATGAATGTGTTGATTTAGACTTTAGATTATTGACAGAACAGTTTGGAATTAAAAAAGAAGAAGTGGTTTTTGTTGAAGACGTGTGGGCAGGTGGTGGCTCTTTTGGCTCTTCATTAGAATATTTTGTCAGAGGACTGGAACTTGGAAATGCCGTATTTACTGAGTTTCAAGGCGAGTTAGGAAAACATACGATACTAGATCAAAAAATTATCGATATGGGTGCAGGACTTGAACGATTTGCTTGGATTACAAAGGGAACTCCTACTGCATATGACTGCTGCTTTGGTCCAATTACCAATCACCTGTTTGAAAAGATTGGAATTGACTCTGATTCTGAGATGCTGCGAAAATATTTTACCGCAATTGCAAAGAATCTAGAAATTCATGATGACTTGATAGAAGTAAGAAGAAATGCCGTAAAGACAACTGGACTAACACAGGATCAAGTTAATCGAATCATCACACCACTTGAAGGAATGTATCTAATTGCAGATCATCTTAGAACTCTGATATTTGCAATTACTGATGGTGCATTGCCAAGCAATGTTGGTGGCGGATACAATCTAAGAATGATGCTAAGAAGAATCAATGGAACGATGGATAGAATGAATCTCAAGATTGATATCGATGAGTTGGTAGACATGCACATTGATTATCTCAGAGATACATATCCTGAATTAGATGAAAAAAGACAAGATGTTAAAACCATCTTGAAATTAGAGTCAGAAAGATATGTTGAATCAAAGGTCAGAATGGGAAAGATGGCAGAACGCCTCAAAGGAAAAGGCAGAGAACCAACTGTCGATGAATTGATTACACTATACGAATCAGATGGAATTACACCAGAGTATCTACGAGAAATTAATGTAATATCTGAAATTCCCTCATCATTTTATGCAAAATTATCTGATCTTCACCAGTCAGACAAGAAAAAAGACATCGAGCAACTTCCGCTAGACGACATCCCAGAAACTGAGATGCTCTTTTACAAAGATGATCCAATGGAGTTTGATGCAAAGGTTCTCAAAGTTTTTGATAAATCAGTAGTGCTTGACAGAACTTCGTTTTATGCAAGAGGCGGCGGACAAGAGCCAGACTATGGTACCATTGCAGGCTCAAAAGTAGTGGATGTAAACAAACACGGTGGAGTTATAGTTCATGAGATAGATGGAGTGATTCCAAAACAAGGAGAAATTGTAAAGTGCAAAGTAGATTCACTACGAAGATCAAACATTACAAAGAATCATACCAGTACACACATTCTAAACTCATCAGCTAGAGGAGTTTTAGGTTCTTGGATATGGCAACACTCTGCATTCAAAGAAGATGATCATGCAAGACTAGACATCACTCATCATTCATCATTAACTGACAAGCAAGTACAAGAAATTGAAAATGCTGCAAATAATATTGTTGCAAAAGATATGGTAGTAACCATACAAAACTATGACAGGGGAACAGCTGAACAAAAATACGGATTTAAGATTTATCAGGGAGGTGTAGTTCCAGTAAAATCTGTTAGAATCATATCAATTGAAGACTTTGATGTTGAAGCTTGTGGTGGAACACATGTCAAAAAGACAAAAGACATTGAACTAATCAAAATAACAAAGACTAAGCGAATTCAAGATGGTGTTGTTAGACTAGAATTTGTCTCAGGTCCTACTGCTAAAGAATATGTAAAACAACAAGAGATTGAAAATACAAAAAGAATACAAGAAGAAAAGCAAAAAGAGCTAAAAGACAAACAGCGAGAAGAAGAAAAGCAAAAAGCAAAAGAAAAGATTCCTGTTTTACTAGAGCAAGTCACAACCCAAACAAGTAGTGGAGTCATAGATGAAATTGAAATTAGCGTAAATAAAATAAAATCATGTTTTACAAATTCAAAACATTACGACGAGTTTTTCCACATGAACTTTGGTAAAAAACTAGTCAAAGATAATCCAAATGCAGTGTATGTTGGAATTTTTGAATCAGGCCCAACAATTAGAGTAATAGCATACTCTGGAGATGATGCCTCAAAGAGCAAGAATGCAGGAATTATTGCCAAATCCGTGGCTGAAATACTGGGTGGAGCAGGTGGCGGAGACGCAAAGTTTGCCCAGGGTGGAGGAAAAGACACATCTAAAATAAACGATGCAATAGCCAAAGCAAAATCAATGATTTTAGGATGA
- the rpl12p gene encoding 50S ribosomal protein P1 has protein sequence MEYVYAALLLHKLQKEVNEANISSVVKASGAAVNDAQVKALVAALADVNIEEAIKAAPVAVAAAAPAAAAAGEAKKEAPVDTSKNEEAAMEGLSSLFG, from the coding sequence ATGGAATACGTTTATGCTGCTTTACTTCTTCACAAGCTACAAAAAGAAGTTAATGAGGCAAATATCAGCTCAGTTGTAAAAGCATCTGGCGCTGCAGTAAATGATGCTCAAGTGAAAGCATTAGTTGCAGCATTGGCTGATGTTAACATCGAAGAAGCAATCAAAGCCGCACCTGTAGCAGTAGCAGCAGCCGCTCCGGCAGCCGCAGCAGCAGGTGAAGCAAAGAAAGAAGCACCAGTTGATACCAGTAAAAATGAAGAAGCCGCAATGGAAGGTCTATCTTCACTATTTGGATAA
- a CDS encoding trimeric intracellular cation channel family protein, with translation MVDFSIPAHVFIYILDLFGTMAFAVTGAFKAIENKSDIVGVLLLATITGVAGGVIRDVVMGQFPNALSDPAYVAITVASGIAIFFLYTHLKKHWNLFLKFDAIGLGVFSIIGATFAYNLVGLNFLAIMLAGVLTAVGGGILRDVFVTQVPIVFVKEFYVSASFIGILIFYLMLYFGGELYSATIVGLAITTTLRLIAMKYNWNLPKVKGI, from the coding sequence TTGGTTGATTTTTCAATTCCTGCTCATGTGTTTATCTACATTTTAGATCTCTTTGGAACAATGGCATTTGCAGTAACGGGAGCTTTCAAAGCTATAGAAAATAAATCAGATATTGTTGGAGTTTTACTGCTAGCGACAATTACAGGCGTTGCTGGAGGTGTAATTCGAGATGTTGTAATGGGTCAGTTTCCAAATGCTCTATCTGATCCAGCATATGTAGCAATAACGGTAGCATCTGGCATTGCAATTTTCTTCTTGTATACTCACCTGAAAAAACACTGGAATCTATTTTTGAAGTTTGATGCAATTGGACTAGGAGTATTTTCAATAATTGGCGCAACGTTTGCATACAATCTAGTTGGACTTAACTTTCTTGCAATAATGCTTGCAGGAGTACTTACTGCAGTAGGTGGTGGAATACTTCGAGATGTCTTTGTTACCCAAGTCCCAATAGTTTTTGTAAAGGAGTTTTATGTATCTGCAAGCTTTATTGGAATTTTGATATTTTATTTGATGCTGTACTTTGGTGGAGAGTTGTATTCTGCAACAATTGTAGGATTAGCAATAACTACTACATTGAGATTAATTGCAATGAAGTATAATTGGAATCTTCCTAAAGTAAAAGGAATTTGA
- a CDS encoding 50S ribosomal protein L10, with product MHENRTKYPAKKTQMYQQMIEIPKKYKVVAIVKTNKVRASQLLPLRKALKGQVEFVCVKDRIAQKALEKSNIPGIKGISDELIGQCLFIFTNMSPFKLNVLLAKNKIMMAARGGDIASVDIVVPAKNTGIAPGPMLTEFKEAGIPTKIDQGTIWIAKDSTPVKKGGIINEKLAVLLGKLDIKPVEAGISLYTALEEGLKYAEKEMIIDVEAIRNAFAQYHQEAVSLSIEAAYVTPENINQIIGKASQHARSLSVESGFMTSETKEQILQKAEGQAKGLTSKAKGYTPA from the coding sequence ATGCATGAAAATAGAACAAAATATCCAGCAAAAAAAACTCAAATGTATCAGCAAATGATAGAGATTCCAAAAAAATACAAAGTTGTCGCCATAGTAAAGACAAACAAAGTTAGAGCATCACAGCTATTGCCATTAAGAAAAGCACTCAAAGGTCAAGTAGAATTTGTTTGTGTCAAAGACAGAATTGCACAAAAAGCACTTGAAAAATCAAACATTCCTGGAATCAAAGGAATATCTGACGAACTAATAGGTCAATGCCTTTTCATATTTACAAACATGTCACCATTCAAACTAAACGTCTTACTTGCCAAAAACAAAATCATGATGGCAGCAAGAGGTGGAGATATTGCAAGCGTCGACATTGTAGTTCCTGCAAAGAACACAGGAATTGCTCCAGGTCCAATGCTTACTGAATTCAAAGAGGCTGGAATCCCAACAAAGATTGATCAAGGTACAATTTGGATTGCAAAGGATTCAACCCCAGTAAAGAAGGGTGGAATCATTAACGAAAAACTAGCAGTATTGTTAGGTAAATTAGATATCAAACCAGTAGAAGCTGGAATTTCACTATACACTGCATTAGAAGAGGGTCTCAAGTATGCAGAAAAAGAGATGATAATCGATGTAGAAGCAATTAGAAATGCATTTGCTCAATATCACCAAGAAGCAGTATCACTATCAATTGAGGCAGCATATGTTACTCCAGAAAACATTAACCAGATTATTGGCAAGGCATCTCAACATGCTCGCTCACTGTCAGTAGAGTCTGGATTTATGACAAGTGAAACTAAAGAGCAGATTTTACAAAAGGCAGAGGGTCAAGCAAAAGGTCTTACATCAAAAGCCAAAGGCTACACTCCAGCTTAA